The following coding sequences lie in one Indicator indicator isolate 239-I01 chromosome 2, UM_Iind_1.1, whole genome shotgun sequence genomic window:
- the NENF gene encoding neudesin yields the protein MEGLVSASRARSVILPSSPALGQCSTVGRCTHACVSKQAEKLQSVNVMEKKASFTSSGAVRPPRLGVRSSAASLSPSDTPGSSTANNFSSVQCVCAPALALPTYVRLTKPPGRKGWNPLLRTAGSGQKRSWRLAPTEAGGGAAPGSVIRGMAGGCAGLLLLTALLAAAEQEPRLRPPAEAPVRLFTEPELARYDGQKEGQPIYLAVKGVVFDVTSGKEFYGKGAPYNALVGKDSTRGVAKMSLDPADLTHDITGLTEEELTSLDDTFNNVYKAKYPIVGYTSRRILNEDGSPNLDFKPEDQPHFNIKDEF from the exons ATGGAGGGTCTTGTTTCAGCTTCCAGAGCCCGCTCAGTAATTCTCCCGAGCTCTCCTGCTCTCGGCCAGTGCAGCACGGTTGGTCGTTGTACGC ATGCCTGTGTTTCAAAG CAAGCAGAGAAACTGCAGAGCGTGAATGTGATGGAAAAGAAGGCATCTTTCACTAGTTCGGGTGCCGTCCGCCCCCCTCGCCTGGGAGTGcgctcttcagctgcttccctGAGCCCCTCAGACACTCCTGGGAGCAGCACCGCCAATAACTTCAGCTCAGTTCAGTGCGTGTGTGCTCCAGCTTTAGCTCTTCCCACGTACGTTCGTTTAACCAAACCACCGGGGCGCAAGGGCTGGAACCCGCTTCTCCGCACCGCCGGCTCAGGGCAGAAGCGGAGCTGGAGGCTGGCTCCGACGGAGGCAGGAGGCGGGGCCGCGCCGGGTTCCGTCATCCGCGGCATGGCGGGCGGCTGTgcggggctgctgctgctgactgccctgctggccGCGGCTGAGCAGGAGCCGCGCCTCAGGCCGCCGGCCGAGGCCCCCGTGCGGCTTTTCACCGAGCCCGAGCTCGCCAGATACGATGGGCAGAAG GAAGGACAGCCCATTTACCTGGCAGTGAAGGGAGTAGTATTTGATGTCACTTCTGGAAAAG AATTTTATGGAAAAGGAGCCCCATACaatgctttggttggaaaagactcaaCAAGGGGAGTTGCAAAGATGTCTCTGGATCCAGCAGATCTTACCCATGACATA ACAGGACTCACAGAAGAGGAATTGACATCCCTGGATGATACCTTCAATAATGTTTATAAGGCCAAATATCCAATTGTTGGCTATACTTCACGACGAATTCTGAATGAGGATGGCAGCCCCAATCTAGACTTCAAGCCTGAAGATCAGCCACATTTCAACATCAAAGATGAGTTTTGA